Proteins encoded together in one Gemmatimonadota bacterium DH-78 window:
- a CDS encoding PPC domain-containing protein: MRPPSITALLTGTLLAAAALPGSALSAQEVREGTLLATDPLLGDDSGRVADSYEVEIEAGRFVTMALRSGEFDAFLRVVSPAGVVFENDDGDGTDSELEFLAVESGVWTVHATGFSEDDFGSYTLTWSTDAASGDVQTVTGRLSSLSPKGQPYDSVMVDLGAGTVVFQLTNGADAYLTLLAEGPDGRRQDVYPEPGTTRLTFRGATAGTWALWVAAEEGAAAQNLAYSLSAVVVDGSPAEVIEGRLESTDPRLPLGEFADRLEIEVDGEGPVVIDLASDDFDTFLVVETAGGAPIVKRNDDAEGGGIAMSSVEFTAAEVAGRTGTWTVWVTSFGRDQTGDWTLRISR; this comes from the coding sequence ATGCGCCCGCCTTCAATCACCGCGCTCCTGACCGGCACACTCCTCGCCGCCGCGGCACTCCCCGGCTCCGCACTCTCCGCTCAGGAGGTGCGCGAGGGCACTCTCCTCGCGACCGACCCCCTGCTCGGCGACGACAGCGGGCGGGTGGCCGACAGCTACGAGGTCGAGATCGAGGCCGGTCGGTTCGTGACGATGGCGCTGCGTTCGGGTGAGTTCGACGCCTTTCTGCGCGTCGTGTCTCCGGCCGGGGTGGTGTTCGAGAACGACGACGGCGACGGCACCGACAGCGAACTGGAGTTCCTGGCGGTCGAGAGCGGCGTCTGGACGGTGCACGCCACCGGCTTCAGCGAGGACGACTTCGGGAGCTACACCCTGACCTGGTCGACCGACGCCGCGAGCGGCGACGTTCAGACCGTGACCGGTCGGCTGTCCTCGCTGTCGCCCAAGGGGCAGCCCTACGACTCGGTCATGGTCGACCTCGGGGCCGGCACGGTGGTGTTCCAGCTCACCAACGGGGCCGACGCCTACCTCACCCTCCTCGCCGAGGGTCCCGACGGGCGGCGACAGGACGTCTACCCCGAGCCGGGCACGACCCGGCTCACCTTCCGCGGAGCCACCGCGGGCACCTGGGCGCTCTGGGTCGCGGCCGAAGAGGGTGCGGCCGCACAGAATCTCGCGTATTCGCTCTCGGCCGTGGTCGTCGACGGATCACCCGCGGAGGTGATCGAGGGGCGCCTCGAGAGCACCGATCCGCGACTCCCGCTGGGCGAGTTCGCCGACCGCCTCGAGATCGAGGTCGACGGGGAGGGCCCCGTGGTGATCGATCTCGCGAGCGACGATTTCGACACCTTCCTGGTGGTCGAGACCGCCGGCGGGGCGCCGATCGTGAAGCGGAACGACGACGCCGAGGGGGGCGGGATCGCCATGTCGTCGGTCGAGTTCACCGCAGCCGAGGTGGCCGGCCGCACCGGTACGTGGACCGTCTGGGTCACCTCGTTCGGCCGCGATCAGACCGGCGACTGGACGCTGCGCATCTCGCGCTGA
- a CDS encoding RagB/SusD family nutrient uptake outer membrane protein produces the protein MKTMRSMALAGLMAVAVAGCMDLDVVNPNDADAERALKTPGDIEALIAGGYGTWWNPSSSSNGPSAILATTANMHSATAANFGMVEFSSWPRVAAHAQPSQVFTSQLSAYAWTQLYRAISSVTEGLRVLDGGIDLGSEELMARARAYGYFSLGIAHGSAALLYDQGYIYDPSIALEDVALSPYGEVLEAALGYLDRAIQEAQGQSFTIPATWMSRDVTAAELIRYAHSMKARYRANVARTPAERMAVNWNAVIQDVDAGIDETWTINVTSGSGFASGVMSNLVRFGPWGQMSYQIFGMADQAGQYQEWISRDPWVRYPNLSDDQTGDPFLIQTDDQRFPSGTTIAEQQANDGSIFEVATAGGGYGAQWARPDRGTFRWSYYRIHIHDQWQGNAANRTTHPEMALAEMRLLKAEGLYRNGDLAGAAAIINETRVAAGLNATDAAGTNTSCVPKLPNGSCGDLFEMLKWEKRLETLFAGPHMAAGYFDGRGWGDLAEGTFLQIPLPGEELDLLGLPGYTFGGPGGPSAAPVGTYGF, from the coding sequence ATGAAGACGATGCGATCGATGGCCCTCGCGGGTCTGATGGCGGTCGCGGTCGCGGGGTGCATGGACCTCGATGTGGTGAACCCCAACGATGCCGACGCCGAGCGGGCGCTGAAGACCCCCGGCGACATCGAGGCGCTGATCGCGGGGGGCTACGGCACCTGGTGGAATCCGAGCAGTTCGTCGAACGGTCCGAGCGCGATCCTGGCGACGACCGCGAACATGCACTCGGCGACCGCCGCCAACTTCGGCATGGTCGAGTTTTCGAGCTGGCCCCGCGTGGCCGCGCACGCTCAGCCCTCGCAGGTGTTCACCAGCCAGCTCTCCGCCTACGCGTGGACCCAGCTGTATCGGGCCATCTCGTCGGTGACGGAGGGGCTGCGGGTGCTCGACGGCGGGATCGACCTGGGTTCGGAGGAGTTGATGGCCCGGGCTCGCGCCTACGGCTACTTCTCTCTGGGCATCGCGCACGGCAGTGCGGCGCTGCTCTACGATCAGGGATACATCTACGATCCCTCGATCGCGCTCGAGGATGTGGCACTCAGTCCGTATGGAGAGGTGCTCGAGGCGGCACTCGGCTACCTCGACCGGGCGATCCAGGAGGCGCAGGGCCAGAGTTTCACGATCCCGGCCACCTGGATGTCGAGAGACGTGACCGCGGCCGAGCTGATCCGCTACGCGCATTCGATGAAGGCCCGGTACCGGGCGAATGTCGCCCGGACTCCCGCCGAGCGGATGGCGGTGAACTGGAACGCCGTCATCCAGGATGTGGATGCGGGCATCGACGAGACGTGGACCATCAACGTGACGTCGGGGAGCGGGTTCGCCTCGGGAGTGATGTCGAACCTCGTACGCTTCGGACCCTGGGGCCAGATGAGCTACCAGATCTTCGGAATGGCCGATCAGGCGGGGCAGTACCAGGAGTGGATCTCGAGGGACCCGTGGGTGCGCTACCCCAACCTGTCGGACGACCAGACCGGGGATCCGTTCCTGATCCAGACCGACGACCAGCGGTTCCCTTCGGGGACCACGATCGCGGAGCAGCAGGCGAACGACGGTAGCATCTTCGAGGTCGCCACCGCGGGCGGCGGCTACGGAGCCCAGTGGGCGCGGCCGGACCGAGGCACGTTCCGCTGGTCGTACTACCGGATCCACATTCACGACCAGTGGCAGGGGAACGCGGCCAACCGGACCACGCACCCCGAGATGGCGCTCGCCGAGATGCGGCTGCTCAAGGCGGAAGGGCTGTACCGCAACGGCGACCTCGCCGGGGCGGCGGCCATCATCAACGAGACGCGGGTGGCCGCGGGGCTGAACGCCACGGACGCGGCCGGCACCAACACCAGCTGCGTGCCGAAACTGCCCAACGGCTCGTGCGGTGATCTCTTCGAGATGCTGAAGTGGGAGAAGCGACTCGAGACCCTCTTCGCCGGTCCGCACATGGCGGCCGGGTACTTCGACGGACGCGGCTGGGGAGACCTGGCCGAGGGGACCTTCCTGCAGATCCCCCTGCCCGGTGAGGAACTCGATCTGCTCGGCTTGCCGGGCTACACCTTCGGCGGACCCGGAGGCCCGTCGGCGGCGCCGGTCGGCACCTACGGATTCTGA
- a CDS encoding DUF222 domain-containing protein produces MARSIQVAEAEMMRLIVEFDDRRGWEEAGFGSCAEWLAWRIGVRPNAARERVRTARALTRLPQASAAMAAGELPYAKARALTRVATPESEEALLELAGAGSAENLERVVRAWKAMDDEQELSFEQARHRRRRFSVVVADDGAYVVRGRLDPEAGAMLMRAVEAASDALYREERKAAGARPAAEARPAAEARPAAEGGAEGSSTVSEVSAAYASAASGEGSNGGLTPAQRRADAVGLLAERALAAGFGESGEVNSTRAERYQVLLHVEADTLVEGRESGRSELDGVRISKQAARRLTCDAAVSVVEHACDEGCDDRHDDGHGPDREHTGMSAPGVTAVTSEAGEAAGKPAREPAGESDRDSAGTSGPAASLRARLGVSCSRVLGVGRRTRTVPPALRRALLARDRGCRFPGCGSRFVEAHHIVHWADGGRTDLDNLVLLCLRHHHAVHERGMSICMDREASVVFFTAKGRAVGATPRPATRSTAVPRTSPLPAAPPSEAAYPGAARWRRDRDVPWTLEARAWEAMDSGRSGHHPPGST; encoded by the coding sequence TTGGCGCGCTCGATCCAGGTGGCGGAGGCGGAGATGATGCGGCTGATCGTGGAGTTCGACGATCGGCGGGGGTGGGAGGAGGCGGGATTCGGGTCGTGTGCCGAGTGGCTCGCGTGGCGCATCGGGGTGCGTCCGAATGCGGCGCGCGAGCGGGTGCGCACGGCGCGGGCGCTGACGCGACTGCCGCAGGCGTCGGCGGCGATGGCGGCGGGCGAGCTTCCGTATGCGAAGGCGCGCGCACTGACGCGGGTGGCCACGCCGGAGAGCGAGGAGGCGCTCCTGGAGCTGGCCGGTGCGGGATCGGCCGAGAACCTGGAGCGGGTGGTGCGGGCGTGGAAGGCGATGGACGACGAGCAGGAGCTGAGCTTCGAGCAGGCGCGCCATCGCCGCCGTCGATTCTCGGTGGTGGTGGCCGACGACGGTGCCTACGTGGTGCGCGGGCGGCTGGACCCGGAGGCGGGTGCGATGCTCATGCGGGCGGTGGAGGCGGCATCGGATGCGCTGTATCGGGAGGAGCGGAAGGCTGCGGGGGCCCGCCCGGCTGCGGAGGCCCGCCCGGCTGCGGAGGCTCGCCCGGCTGCGGAGGGTGGAGCCGAAGGGAGCTCGACGGTCTCGGAGGTGAGCGCCGCCTATGCGAGCGCCGCGAGTGGGGAGGGGTCGAACGGCGGCCTCACGCCCGCGCAGCGACGGGCCGACGCGGTGGGGCTGCTGGCCGAGCGGGCGCTGGCGGCGGGGTTCGGGGAGTCGGGCGAGGTGAACTCGACGCGGGCCGAGCGCTACCAGGTGCTGCTGCACGTGGAGGCCGATACGCTGGTCGAGGGCCGGGAGTCGGGCCGCTCGGAGCTGGACGGGGTGCGGATCAGCAAGCAGGCGGCGCGGCGGCTGACCTGCGATGCGGCGGTGTCGGTGGTCGAGCACGCCTGCGACGAGGGGTGCGACGACCGGCACGACGACGGACACGGACCCGATCGCGAGCACACGGGCATGTCGGCGCCCGGCGTTACCGCGGTAACGTCGGAGGCCGGAGAGGCTGCCGGAAAGCCGGCTCGAGAGCCGGCCGGAGAGTCTGACAGGGACTCGGCCGGGACGTCGGGGCCCGCGGCGTCGTTGCGCGCGCGGCTCGGCGTGTCGTGCTCGCGAGTGCTCGGCGTCGGACGCCGCACGCGGACGGTGCCCCCGGCCCTGCGTCGGGCGCTGCTGGCGCGGGACCGGGGCTGCCGCTTTCCCGGGTGCGGCAGTCGGTTCGTGGAGGCGCACCACATCGTGCACTGGGCCGACGGGGGGCGCACCGATCTCGACAACCTGGTGCTGCTCTGCCTGCGCCATCACCACGCGGTGCACGAGCGCGGCATGTCGATCTGCATGGACCGCGAGGCGTCGGTCGTCTTCTTCACCGCGAAGGGCCGAGCGGTCGGGGCGACCCCGAGGCCGGCTACGCGCTCGACGGCCGTGCCACGCACCTCCCCGCTACCCGCCGCCCCGCCCTCCGAGGCCGCCTATCCCGGCGCCGCCCGCTGGCGCCGCGACCGCGATGTGCCCTGGACCCTCGAGGCCCGCGCCTGGGAGGCGATGGACTCGGGACGCTCGGGGCATCATCCGCCCGGGTCGACTTGA
- a CDS encoding DUF5924 family protein: protein MTTPSDSRTTPDDRGPDGPDERGPSPPETNAAESAGPPPGAHPIATAAPDEESPERLTFRERSGRFWARHRTLFWMLHSVWALATGIVVVTLAQERYAFVPWVIGFLGVTWASTLFFGSSAEHEIEEEAEQEAAERRATGAPPAPGLAQEVTGYVTRSLYQETLFFLLPFYAYSTVVTSVNVLFIALLGGLAVLSCLDLVFDRWLRTKPVFAMIFFAIVAFAAVNLILPMLWAMPPRLATPIAGVVAVGSAVPLALRTGSVGRGAALRMAVAVLAILAVPLGLPSVVPPVPLRMQSAVFSNDIDRETLALGDSLSGGVDAAVVGSRLVVLVEVFAPGSVPTTVRLQWTRDGEPVHQSREVEILAHEWRFRVWDAWPAPGGQVPPGHYVVTLRTGSGRIFGVTDLTVR, encoded by the coding sequence ATGACCACTCCATCTGATTCCCGCACGACACCCGACGACCGCGGCCCGGACGGTCCCGACGAGCGCGGCCCGAGCCCGCCTGAGACCAACGCCGCCGAGTCGGCCGGCCCCCCGCCCGGCGCCCACCCCATCGCGACCGCCGCGCCGGACGAGGAGTCGCCCGAACGCCTGACCTTCCGCGAGCGGTCCGGTCGGTTCTGGGCCCGCCACCGCACTCTCTTCTGGATGCTCCACTCGGTGTGGGCCCTCGCTACGGGGATCGTGGTCGTCACCCTCGCTCAAGAGCGGTACGCCTTCGTTCCCTGGGTGATCGGCTTCCTGGGCGTGACCTGGGCTTCGACTCTCTTCTTCGGGAGCTCGGCAGAGCACGAGATCGAGGAGGAAGCCGAACAGGAGGCGGCAGAGCGACGGGCCACCGGCGCCCCTCCGGCGCCGGGACTCGCGCAGGAGGTGACGGGCTACGTCACCCGGAGTCTGTACCAGGAGACACTCTTCTTTCTCCTTCCCTTCTACGCGTACTCGACCGTGGTGACGTCGGTGAACGTGCTGTTCATCGCATTGCTCGGCGGTCTTGCGGTGCTGTCGTGCCTCGACCTCGTCTTCGATCGCTGGCTCCGCACCAAGCCGGTGTTCGCCATGATCTTCTTCGCCATCGTGGCCTTCGCCGCGGTCAACCTGATTCTCCCGATGCTCTGGGCCATGCCCCCGAGACTCGCCACCCCGATCGCCGGCGTGGTCGCCGTCGGGAGCGCGGTGCCGCTCGCACTGCGCACGGGGTCGGTGGGGCGGGGCGCCGCCCTTCGCATGGCCGTGGCCGTGCTCGCGATTCTCGCTGTGCCTCTCGGACTTCCAAGTGTGGTGCCGCCGGTGCCGCTTCGCATGCAGAGCGCGGTCTTCTCGAACGACATCGACCGCGAAACGCTGGCTCTCGGGGACTCCCTCTCGGGCGGAGTCGACGCGGCGGTGGTGGGGTCGAGACTGGTGGTGCTCGTGGAGGTGTTCGCGCCCGGATCCGTCCCGACCACGGTCCGCCTGCAGTGGACCCGCGACGGCGAGCCCGTACACCAGTCCCGCGAAGTGGAGATCCTGGCTCACGAGTGGCGCTTTCGGGTGTGGGACGCCTGGCCGGCTCCAGGCGGGCAGGTGCCCCCGGGCCACTACGTCGTCACTCTTCGAACCGGTTCGGGCCGGATCTTCGGCGTCACCGACTTGACGGTTCGATAG
- a CDS encoding prepilin-type N-terminal cleavage/methylation domain-containing protein — protein MTPRPANRGFSIIELLTVMLILGILAGISIPQLRGAVGKADAARVLSDVHTIRLAAHDHLADTGVFPRSGATGSAPAEMVDDLPAGFPFSYDDVTYTWMSLPLFGTSTWGRELGIVWVRYPSDSPVGRSLRANQSDNAIWTPTMMLFLVTH, from the coding sequence ATGACCCCCCGTCCGGCCAATCGCGGCTTCAGCATCATCGAACTGCTCACCGTGATGCTGATCCTCGGGATCCTCGCGGGAATCTCGATTCCGCAGCTCCGCGGCGCAGTCGGCAAGGCCGACGCGGCCCGAGTGCTGAGCGACGTGCACACGATCCGGCTCGCCGCTCACGACCATCTCGCCGACACCGGCGTCTTTCCGCGATCGGGCGCGACGGGTTCGGCACCGGCGGAGATGGTCGACGATCTGCCCGCGGGGTTCCCCTTCTCGTACGACGACGTCACCTACACCTGGATGTCGCTCCCCCTCTTCGGCACCTCGACATGGGGCCGCGAACTCGGCATCGTCTGGGTGCGCTATCCATCCGACTCTCCCGTGGGCCGATCACTGCGCGCCAACCAGAGCGACAACGCCATCTGGACCCCCACGATGATGCTGTTCCTGGTCACGCACTGA
- a CDS encoding carboxypeptidase regulatory-like domain-containing protein, whose translation MAPRWGSGHGERAGIRRGRIGGRAAGLLFHALVATLAAPRPATPAAQPELGGTVLGRVVEANSERAVVSAFVDILDPVGRIRERARTDGEGRFTVRDLAPGPFRIRVRSIGYAETTTPRWWIEGGDQVTMVVRVLPEAVLIAPLEVVTHLRRPSPMLAGFHERMNRVSGTFITRADVETSNAGLVTDLLATVLGVRLTNTGGLGRVLYFERALGDCPAQVWVDGVLATRAGPVAIDDLVGTDVLEGIEIYKGLASVPPEFYTPEARCGVIVLWTRRGPPTPSEVIAPGQ comes from the coding sequence ATGGCTCCACGGTGGGGTTCCGGTCACGGCGAGCGCGCCGGAATACGGAGGGGAAGAATCGGCGGTCGCGCCGCGGGACTTCTGTTCCATGCGCTCGTCGCCACGCTGGCCGCTCCTCGACCGGCCACCCCCGCGGCACAGCCCGAGCTCGGCGGCACCGTGCTCGGCCGGGTGGTCGAGGCGAACTCCGAGCGCGCCGTGGTCAGCGCTTTCGTCGACATTCTCGATCCGGTGGGCCGGATCCGTGAGCGCGCGCGGACCGACGGAGAGGGGCGGTTCACCGTGCGCGACCTCGCCCCCGGACCGTTCCGCATCCGGGTGCGATCCATCGGGTACGCCGAGACGACCACCCCGCGGTGGTGGATCGAGGGTGGCGACCAGGTGACGATGGTGGTGCGGGTGCTGCCCGAGGCGGTGCTGATCGCTCCCCTCGAAGTGGTCACCCACCTGCGCCGACCCTCGCCCATGCTGGCCGGGTTCCACGAGCGCATGAACCGGGTGTCGGGCACCTTCATCACGCGCGCCGACGTCGAGACCTCGAACGCCGGCCTCGTGACCGACCTGCTCGCCACCGTTCTCGGCGTTCGACTCACCAACACCGGTGGGCTCGGCCGCGTGCTGTACTTCGAGCGGGCCCTCGGCGACTGCCCCGCTCAGGTCTGGGTCGACGGCGTGCTCGCCACCCGGGCTGGGCCGGTCGCCATCGACGACCTGGTCGGCACGGATGTGCTGGAGGGCATCGAGATCTACAAGGGGCTCGCTTCGGTGCCACCAGAGTTCTACACGCCCGAGGCCCGGTGCGGGGTGATCGTCCTGTGGACGCGTCGCGGCCCCCCAACCCCGTCCGAGGTCATCGCACCCGGTCAATGA
- a CDS encoding SusC/RagA family TonB-linked outer membrane protein, translating to MRRRMWFSGALGLALAWAALSPMGVEAQSTGNVRGTVVQTPSGAPLAAVQISLVGTQRGTITDRNGVFQLTGVPTGEYEIRAISIGYTTVTQSITVTANEVTTAAFQLAQAVLDLEEIVVTGVAGETARGRLPFTVETLTPASLPVPGTDAGSILQGKIAGAIVTSPSGQPGSTPSIMLRGPTSIMADGRSQEPLYIVDGVIITGGMQDIDAMDIETVEVVKGAAAASLYGSRAANGVIQITTARGRNVAENSVRYSLRTEYGQSTLPGRFNLTQAHQFAMDGSQFIDQSGNRCDFILCTSAPSLAGQRALPGDPAGEWNTVQREEWPGQTYDHVDRFFRGGQYLNGSLSVAGRSGGTNYLISYNRQDNEGILPYHDGNLRQTFRINLDQSVRNDLTVSASAMYSHSIGSGNSGNIFQLTRMPAGVDLTAPDPHHDGVELVIKPDPFNDNINPLYTMSTTQNTALRSRYLGSVNAHWTPARWLDVSANFSFDRLDQDDENLRPKGFRNISGVEQGGTLSRNFDRSEGINGSVTAAVRRTFGELGTTTTLRYLAEEQNSWDNSASGSDFTADGVWRFDNIPSANRSASSSEQSTRAEGLFAGTMLDFKDRYILDAMIRQDGSSRFGPDERRHTYFRLGGAYIISDESWFNLPGFDHLKLAYAVGTAGNTPSFSAQYETYNVGSGSITPSTLGNRALKPEFVTEQEFTLESVLFDRLSLDVAYAKMRAENQIQLVPSLSYTGFSNQWRNAGTLESNTLELGLNMVVARSTDFSWTSRLLYDRTKQKVTELNVPAYQEGVAGQGLGTVFYVREGEELGTFYGFQFAEHCGHLPDGVDCSQFQVNDDGYLVWVGGAGSYQNGWDTYTDGEGQTRTWWGTTSPIDIRGASIRWGTPFQAQGVDRVTGEVTTFMPLGKAMPDHNISFANTVTWRGFTVYGLLQSMQGFSVYNQPLQWATFQSYSGIMDQRGVEEGLQKPVGYYSTLYGASGLVPSSAFVDDASFIKLREVSLRYRLGRDLLDKLGFLQRVENASLSVIGRNLFTWTDYDGYDPDVGSSGGGTGSASLARVDGFSYPNFRTFTFGVEINF from the coding sequence ATGAGAAGAAGAATGTGGTTCTCCGGCGCTCTCGGCCTGGCCCTGGCATGGGCGGCCCTGAGCCCGATGGGTGTGGAGGCACAGTCCACCGGCAATGTTCGGGGGACCGTGGTCCAGACGCCCTCGGGTGCCCCCCTCGCGGCAGTCCAGATCTCCCTGGTCGGGACGCAGCGCGGCACGATCACCGATCGAAACGGCGTCTTCCAGCTGACCGGGGTGCCGACCGGCGAGTACGAGATCCGGGCCATCTCGATCGGGTACACCACCGTCACCCAGAGCATCACGGTGACGGCGAACGAAGTGACGACCGCGGCCTTCCAGCTCGCTCAGGCCGTGCTCGACCTCGAAGAGATCGTCGTCACCGGTGTGGCGGGCGAGACGGCGCGGGGTCGACTGCCCTTCACCGTCGAGACGCTGACTCCTGCCTCGCTTCCGGTGCCCGGCACCGACGCGGGCTCGATTCTCCAGGGCAAGATCGCAGGTGCGATCGTCACCAGCCCCAGCGGCCAGCCCGGCAGCACCCCCTCGATCATGCTCCGGGGGCCCACCTCGATCATGGCCGACGGGCGCAGCCAGGAGCCGCTGTACATCGTCGACGGGGTGATCATCACCGGCGGCATGCAGGACATCGACGCCATGGACATCGAGACGGTCGAGGTGGTGAAGGGTGCCGCCGCCGCCTCGCTCTACGGATCGCGCGCGGCCAACGGCGTGATTCAGATCACCACGGCCCGCGGCCGCAACGTGGCGGAGAACTCGGTTCGGTACTCGCTCCGCACCGAGTACGGGCAGTCGACGCTGCCCGGCCGCTTCAACCTGACGCAGGCGCATCAGTTCGCGATGGACGGCAGCCAGTTCATCGACCAGAGCGGCAACCGCTGCGACTTCATTCTGTGCACCTCGGCGCCCTCGCTCGCGGGGCAGCGCGCCCTGCCCGGCGATCCGGCCGGTGAGTGGAACACGGTCCAGCGCGAGGAGTGGCCCGGCCAGACGTACGACCACGTCGACCGCTTCTTCCGCGGGGGACAGTACCTGAACGGGTCGCTGTCCGTGGCGGGCCGCTCGGGTGGCACGAACTACCTGATCTCGTACAACCGTCAGGACAACGAAGGGATTCTGCCGTATCACGACGGCAACCTTCGCCAGACCTTCCGAATCAACCTCGACCAGTCGGTGCGCAACGACCTGACCGTGTCGGCGTCGGCCATGTACAGCCACTCGATCGGCTCGGGCAACTCGGGCAACATCTTCCAGCTCACGCGCATGCCGGCCGGCGTCGATCTCACGGCGCCCGACCCGCACCACGACGGGGTGGAACTGGTGATCAAGCCCGACCCCTTCAACGACAACATCAATCCGCTGTACACGATGAGCACGACGCAGAACACCGCGTTGCGGAGTCGGTACCTGGGGAGCGTGAACGCTCACTGGACGCCCGCCCGCTGGCTCGACGTGAGCGCGAACTTCTCCTTCGACCGGCTCGATCAGGACGACGAGAACCTGCGGCCGAAGGGATTCCGCAACATCTCGGGTGTGGAGCAGGGCGGCACGCTCTCCCGGAACTTCGACCGGAGCGAGGGCATCAACGGGTCGGTGACGGCGGCGGTCCGGCGCACCTTCGGTGAGCTGGGCACCACCACCACGCTTCGCTACCTGGCCGAGGAGCAGAACTCCTGGGACAACAGCGCCAGCGGATCCGACTTCACGGCCGACGGCGTCTGGCGTTTCGACAACATTCCCTCGGCCAACCGCAGCGCGAGTTCGTCGGAGCAGTCGACGCGCGCCGAGGGTCTGTTCGCGGGCACGATGCTCGACTTCAAGGACCGCTACATCCTCGACGCGATGATCCGGCAGGACGGTTCGTCGCGCTTCGGACCCGACGAGCGCCGGCACACCTACTTCCGCCTGGGCGGTGCCTACATCATCTCCGACGAGTCGTGGTTCAACCTTCCCGGGTTCGATCACCTGAAGCTCGCCTACGCGGTGGGAACCGCGGGCAACACGCCGAGTTTCAGCGCCCAGTACGAGACGTACAACGTCGGTTCGGGGTCGATCACCCCGTCCACCCTGGGCAACCGCGCTCTGAAGCCCGAGTTCGTCACGGAGCAGGAGTTCACCCTCGAGAGCGTGCTCTTCGATCGCCTCTCGCTCGACGTGGCGTACGCGAAGATGCGCGCCGAGAACCAGATCCAGCTGGTGCCGTCGCTGTCGTACACCGGGTTCTCCAACCAGTGGCGCAACGCCGGTACCCTCGAGAGCAACACCCTCGAGCTGGGGCTGAACATGGTCGTGGCCCGGTCGACCGACTTCAGTTGGACGAGCCGTCTGCTCTACGACCGCACGAAGCAGAAGGTGACGGAGCTCAACGTGCCCGCCTACCAGGAGGGAGTGGCGGGTCAGGGCCTCGGCACGGTGTTCTACGTGCGCGAGGGCGAGGAGCTGGGCACCTTCTACGGCTTCCAGTTCGCCGAGCACTGCGGGCACCTGCCCGACGGCGTGGACTGCAGCCAGTTCCAGGTGAACGACGACGGCTACCTCGTGTGGGTCGGGGGCGCCGGTTCCTACCAGAACGGGTGGGACACCTACACCGACGGCGAGGGTCAGACCCGCACCTGGTGGGGCACCACGTCGCCGATCGACATCCGCGGTGCGTCGATTCGTTGGGGGACTCCGTTCCAGGCGCAGGGCGTGGACCGGGTGACCGGTGAGGTCACCACCTTCATGCCCCTCGGCAAGGCGATGCCGGATCACAACATCAGCTTCGCCAACACCGTCACCTGGCGCGGATTCACGGTCTACGGCCTGCTGCAGTCGATGCAGGGATTCTCCGTGTACAACCAGCCGCTCCAGTGGGCCACCTTCCAGAGCTACTCCGGCATCATGGATCAGCGCGGGGTGGAGGAAGGGCTTCAGAAGCCGGTCGGCTACTACTCGACGCTGTACGGGGCCTCGGGCCTCGTGCCCAGCTCCGCCTTCGTCGACGACGCGAGCTTCATCAAGCTGCGCGAGGTGTCGCTGCGCTACCGTCTCGGTCGCGATCTGCTCGACAAGTTGGGCTTCCTCCAGAGGGTCGAGAACGCCAGCCTGAGCGTGATCGGTCGCAACCTGTTCACCTGGACCGACTACGACGGCTACGACCCCGATGTCGGCTCGTCCGGCGGGGGGACCGGGTCGGCGTCGCTGGCCCGCGTCGACGGCTTCTCCTACCCGAACTTCCGGACCTTCACCTTCGGCGTGGAGATCAACTTCTAA